The DNA window AGGAAATCATCTTTGTGGACGGCCATTCCACTGACGGCACTCCGGATGAAATCCAGAGGGTCATAAGGGCATACCCGGAAAAAGACATCAAGTTCATGGTCCAGGATGGGCGGGGAAAGGGGGATGCGGTTCGGAAGGGCTTTTCAGCGGCAACGGGAGAGGTGCTGATGATTCTCGATGCCGATCTCACCATGCCCCCGGAAGACCTGCCGAAGTTTTACCGGGCCATCACTGAGGACTTGGGGGAATTCATCAACGGTTGCCGGTTGGTCTATCCCATGGAAAAACAGGCCATGCGTTTTTTGAATCTCCTGGGGAACAAATTCTTTTCCGTGATGTTCACATGGCTTCTAAATCAACGTTTCAAGGATACCCTATGCGGGACAAAGGTTCTGTTCAAGAGGGACTATGAAAAAATTCAGGCCGACCGCGGCTACTTCGGGGATTTCGATCCATTCGGGGACTTCGACTTGATATTCGGTGCCGTGAAGCAAAATCTCAAGGTGGTGGAGGTCCCCATCCGGTACCGGGAAAGGACCTATGGAAGCACCAATATCAGTCGATTCAGGCATGGGTGGCTTTTGTTGAAAATGACCCTTTTCGCCTACCGCAAGATCAAGGCGATATGAAAAATCATTTTCCACGACCCCAGTCGAGATCGTGCATTTTTCAAAGGCCTTCCTTCAAAATCCGCCGGGATGCGGACACTCCATGAAATCACAGGGAGATATCATCGAGGAACGCCGGAGGATTTGGGAACGCAAACCTATCCTCAGGAGACTGTATCACCGGTGGTACCGGTTGATCGGCGAAGCCATAAGGCCGGGCAGGACCCTGGAGCTGGGCGGGGGAAGCGGGAACCTGAAGGAGTTTTTCCCCGGGACGATCACCTCGGATATTCTCTTCGCACCATGGCTTGATGTCGTCCTGGACGCCCATTTCCTGCCGTTCAAGAAAGAGAGTCTGGACAACATCGTACTCTTTGATGTGCTTCATCACCTGTCTCGTCCCGCCCGATTCTTCGGGGAAGCGGAAAAGGTTTTGCGCCCCGGAGGACGCGTGGTCATGATGGAACCTTATGTGTCCTGGTTCTCCTATGTCGTCTACCGGTATTTTCACCCGGAAGGGTTGGATGGCGAGGTTGATCCGTACGGAGAAGCCTTTGGGGGATCGGGCAAGGAGGCCTTCAAGGGAAACCAGTCCATCCCCTCTCTTATGTTTATCAAGTATGGCCGGAGGTTTGCCCGGGAATTTCCGGGGTTCCGGGTGATTCGGATCGATACGATGGATTTTTTAGTTTACCCCCTGAGCGGAGGATTCCATAACCCGAGCCTGTGCCCGGTCTTTGCCTTTCCGATGCTTGAGCGCCTTGAAA is part of the Deltaproteobacteria bacterium genome and encodes:
- a CDS encoding class I SAM-dependent methyltransferase; its protein translation is MKSQGDIIEERRRIWERKPILRRLYHRWYRLIGEAIRPGRTLELGGGSGNLKEFFPGTITSDILFAPWLDVVLDAHFLPFKKESLDNIVLFDVLHHLSRPARFFGEAEKVLRPGGRVVMMEPYVSWFSYVVYRYFHPEGLDGEVDPYGEAFGGSGKEAFKGNQSIPSLMFIKYGRRFAREFPGFRVIRIDTMDFLVYPLSGGFHNPSLCPVFAFPMLERLERWLKPFRSFLAFRMLVVIEKRAK